Below is a window of Clostridiales bacterium DNA.
ACCACTGATTAAGTCGATGTAAACATCCGCGCCTATTTCCTGACCATCCAGGAATTCCTGAATCATGAGATCGTCTTCATGAGCAAAGAGAAGGTCAACCGTTTCTTTGTCGTAGACCTTTGAGATACTGATGGAGGCCGATCCTCTATAGGGCTTCACAAAGACAGGATAAGAAACCTCGCCGGCATCCACAGCCTTATAGAACTCTTCCTTATCCATCCAGGAACGAGCGCAGTTATAACCGTGAGCCTTTAACCACTCATACATCTGCATCTTGTCTAAAGCCATCTCACAGAGGTCGTAGGATGAGCCGACAAATATTACCCCAAGAGCTTTAAACTTCTCTTCATTAGCTGCAAGTAAACTCAGTTCTGGATCGATGAGACTAATGACTCCATTGATCTTTTCTTTTTTGCAGATGTCAAAGATGATATCAATATAGCCCGGCTCCGTAATCGGCGGCACAATATAATACTTATCGGCATCGTAAATGGCAGGACCAAGAGCATTTGCATCTGTGGCCACAACGGTACCAACCCCATCAAATGTTTTCTTGAAATACTGCACGATTTTATTCCGCGTGCCAGCGGCAAGAATCAGAAAGTTCATTTGTTACCTCTTTGAGCTTGCTCAGCTTGTTCTCTTCTTTGTTCAGCAAAATTTGGTTCCACAGCTCTTGTGTTTTCTACTACGTCTTCGTGAACTAATACTTTTTTAATCGTTAGGAAGAATATTTTAAGATCAAATAAGAATGAAATATGATCAACGTAAAATACGTCTGTTTCAAATCGATGATCCCAATCGAGATTATTTCTGCCGTTCACCTGTGCCCAACCTGTAAGCCCAGGCCTTACGTCATGACGTCTGTGTTCCTTATCTGTATACCAAGGTAAATACTCAATAAGCAGGGGTCTTGGCCCAATTATACTCATGTGTCCGACAAGGATATTGAAAAGCTCAGGAAGCTCATCTAACGATGTTGAACGGAGGAACCTGCCGTACTTATTTAATCGTACCTCATCAGGCAACAAGTTCCCTTCTTTATCCTTCTCATTGCTCATTGTTCTAAACTTAATGAGTTTAAATATCTTCTCATGCCAGCCTGGACGCGCCTGTGTGAAGAAGGGATTACCTTTCATCTTATAAGCACCAACAGCCGTCAAGATAAGAAAAAGGGGAGAAAGAATAATTATCGCCCCTGTTGACAGGAAGGAATCTAGAAAACGCTTGATACAACGCGCATAAATGCCATTCAATTTATTCTTAGCAATATCTAGCACTGCGGCTATCGCACCGACTACCGCTGCAATAGCCACAATCCAGAATATAATCTTTAGTATTATCATTTGATTTCCTCAACTCTTGAAATCTTCTTGTCCAGCATCACAATTCCAATACCAATCAGAGCGCCAATACAGTTATGAATCCCATCATCAATCTCACATAGGCCCCGCGCTGTCAAAAGTTGCAAGAATTCAATAATGATGCTCAATCCAACTGCAACCCACAGCCCTCGCCATTTCCATATCCATCCAGCCAAAACACCAACCGGCACAAACATGATCACATTTGTGAGGATCTGGTTTTGCTGGACGCTCCATACCCTCCACGACCAGAAGAGTTCGAGCTTTATGTGTTCACCTTCAAACGGTTTCCGAATCAAGACTGTCTCAGAAAGGATGAGAAATGCATATCCTATCAACAACCCCAGGCTCAGCTTCTTCCACACTCGCCAGCCAGCTACGCCGAGGAAAGCCGCTATCGCGTAATACCACCAGGGGATGTCCAGTAATCCAAATACATAATCGATAGCTTTTTCCTCCGCCCTTCAATCTATGTGATCGGTTTCTTACGGTGAATATCTCTTGCGATCAAAACTGCACCCAATGTGGCTACCTCATGCATGCGGAGTAGATGCATCTATGACTACCTAAAGCATATGCAGCAGACGGAGTTTTTCGTGTCTGCGCACCTGATTGAAGCCCAGCAAACGCATGTCTACGAAACTAATTCAGGTCCAATCGACATGACTTTTTCCTATTTATATACCTAATTGCGGTCCAACCAATATGGCTTCAAGCCGGTATCTTTCTATCTACGCCCCTCAGCCATGTCCAGCCTACACGGCCTGACATCACCGAAAACACCGATAAATGATCTCAATAATCCGATCCTGCTGCTCTTCCGTCATCTTGTTATCGCTGGGAAGACACAACCCTCTACGGAAAATATCGGCTCCTACGTCCACTCCAGAGCCCTTTATGTAGGCATTTGTGCGTCCTCTGCCGTTCCCCTCGACTGTGACGAAGGGGTTCGTCCGGTATATCGGCTGCATATGCATGGGCTTCCAGATAGGGCGTCCTTCAGCATTGAAAGCCGCAATGGCTGCCAGGATCTCCCCGGGGCTGCTTTTACTTGGTTCGCTCTTCCAGAGTTCATCCTGCTCCCCGCGAATATGGGGTGCCATGGCCTCCTCATCAATCAGCATGCAGGAAAGCCAGTAGTTTGGGACGGAGTTCTGCTCATCGAATGGATTCATGGTAACCGGAAGGTCTTTCAGACCCTCCTTATAGCGGTAATAGATATTTCGTTTCTGTTCAATGTGTTCATCCAGATATGGGATCTGACCCCTGACGATACCGGCAATGATGTTGCTCATCCGGTAGTTGTAGCCCAGTTCTTCGTGCTGGTACCAGGCGGCAGCCTCCCGGCTCTGGGTGCTCCATTTCCGGGCTTTGTCAGCGTCTTCCTTGCTTTTTGTGAGCAGCATGCCGCCACTGGAGCCGGTGATTATCTTGTTGCCGTTGAAACTGATAACTCCGATATCACCGAAAGTGCCGGTCTGGATGCCCTTGTAGGTGGCACCCAGGCTTTCCGCAGCGTCTTCCACGATCAGGGCGCCGTGGGCGTCTGCGATATGGCGGATCTCGTCCACCTTTCCGGGCGTTCCGTACAGGTGGGCAACTACAATCAGGCGGACTTCCGGATAGAGTTTGAATGCTTTCTCCAGCGCTTCCGGATCCATGTTCCAGGTGTCGCGTTCGGTATCGATGAAGACGGCTTCACCGCCTTCATAGGCAACCGGATTGACGGTCGCGTCGAATGTCATATCCGAGCAGAAAACTTTTTTTCCTTCCAGGGTGCCGTGGCCGACCTTCGGCTGGCCGTAGAGTTTTTCGCCAGTTAGTTTGATTGCCAAGTGCAGTGCAGCTGTGCCGGCAGATAGTGCAACAGCATGAGGGATGCCAATATAGGAAGCGATTTCCTTCTCCACTTCGTTGATATTTGCACCGACCGTGGAAACCCAGTTGGTCTGGATGGCTTCATCTACCCAGCGCTGTTCATCCCCATGCATGGTAGGGCTGGAAAGCCATACTTTCCGGTCAAACTTTTCGATACCGGCAAATCTCGGATCTGATAAAAAGTCCATATCAGCACCTCGGTTGTATTATTCCTGGTGTTTGGTTGTTGGATGAATATTTGATGATTGCTTTTTGTTGGCTGTTTGCCTTTGTGTTCTGCTTTTTGCTTTACTTTGTGGGGCCGGTATAGCTGTCCTTGACATTCTGGTAGGATGCCATGTCACCGATATCAAAGCGTCTTCCCGGCATGACCATGGAGTGCATCGGGCTGTGCTGGCACATCCAGGCAACCAGGCTTCCGGGTGCATCCGTTGCACACCCGTCTTCGATAGCATCCTGAATCTTCTGTACATCTTTGGAAGAATAGAAATAGAAAGGTGGTGTACACCAGTGGCTCTTGGGTTCCTTCGGCTTTTCCTCAAAGCTGATGAGTTTCTCGCCGTCTATTTCCGAAACGCCAGCCCGGTGAAGTTTGTTTTCGTCTTCTTCCCAATAGCGCATAACACAGGAAGTTCCAGCTTGCTTTGCATACTCAACAAAGCTTTTCAGGCTGAACTCCAGAACGTTGTCCCCGGCAATGACGAGGAGATCGTCCTTCAGATTCAGCTGATCAATAGCAAACTGGATGTCCTTCACGGCTCCCAGGCGGGTTTCATTGGTTTCGGTGCCGTCATCCAGAATGGTGACGGTGGGTTTGTCCTTAGCCCAGTTCCTGAAATGTTCTGCATACTTATGGTTGGTGATCACAATGAATTGCTCGATAGCCGGGGAAAGATCATCCACAAGCCAGTCCAGGATTGGCTTCCCGCCAACCTCAAGGAGTGGCTTAGG
It encodes the following:
- a CDS encoding VanZ family protein; translation: MWKKLSLGLLIGYAFLILSETVLIRKPFEGEHIKLELFWSWRVWSVQQNQILTNVIMFVPVGVLAGWIWKWRGLWVAVGLSIIIEFLQLLTARGLCEIDDGIHNCIGALIGIGIVMLDKKISRVEEIK
- a CDS encoding sugar transferase, with product MIILKIIFWIVAIAAVVGAIAAVLDIAKNKLNGIYARCIKRFLDSFLSTGAIIILSPLFLILTAVGAYKMKGNPFFTQARPGWHEKIFKLIKFRTMSNEKDKEGNLLPDEVRLNKYGRFLRSTSLDELPELFNILVGHMSIIGPRPLLIEYLPWYTDKEHRRHDVRPGLTGWAQVNGRNNLDWDHRFETDVFYVDHISFLFDLKIFFLTIKKVLVHEDVVENTRAVEPNFAEQRREQAEQAQRGNK
- a CDS encoding ATP-grasp domain-containing protein, which gives rise to MNFLILAAGTRNKIVQYFKKTFDGVGTVVATDANALGPAIYDADKYYIVPPITEPGYIDIIFDICKKEKINGVISLIDPELSLLAANEEKFKALGVIFVGSSYDLCEMALDKMQMYEWLKAHGYNCARSWMDKEEFYKAVDAGEVSYPVFVKPYRGSASISISKVYDKETVDLLFAHEDDLMIQEFLDGQEIGADVYIDLISGEVVSIFTKKKIKMRAGETDKAVSFKDPELFALIEKFVNEAGYRGQIDIDIFEINGTYYISEVNPRFGGGYPHAYESGVDHMKLILNNLQGIVNKKNIGAYDEDIYMMKYNELKIVKMG
- a CDS encoding DegT/DnrJ/EryC1/StrS family aminotransferase, whose amino-acid sequence is MDFLSDPRFAGIEKFDRKVWLSSPTMHGDEQRWVDEAIQTNWVSTVGANINEVEKEIASYIGIPHAVALSAGTAALHLAIKLTGEKLYGQPKVGHGTLEGKKVFCSDMTFDATVNPVAYEGGEAVFIDTERDTWNMDPEALEKAFKLYPEVRLIVVAHLYGTPGKVDEIRHIADAHGALIVEDAAESLGATYKGIQTGTFGDIGVISFNGNKIITGSSGGMLLTKSKEDADKARKWSTQSREAAAWYQHEELGYNYRMSNIIAGIVRGQIPYLDEHIEQKRNIYYRYKEGLKDLPVTMNPFDEQNSVPNYWLSCMLIDEEAMAPHIRGEQDELWKSEPSKSSPGEILAAIAAFNAEGRPIWKPMHMQPIYRTNPFVTVEGNGRGRTNAYIKGSGVDVGADIFRRGLCLPSDNKMTEEQQDRIIEIIYRCFR
- a CDS encoding nucleotidyltransferase family protein; translation: MKCVILAAGYATRMYPLTENFPKPLLEVGGKPILDWLVDDLSPAIEQFIVITNHKYAEHFRNWAKDKPTVTILDDGTETNETRLGAVKDIQFAIDQLNLKDDLLVIAGDNVLEFSLKSFVEYAKQAGTSCVMRYWEEDENKLHRAGVSEIDGEKLISFEEKPKEPKSHWCTPPFYFYSSKDVQKIQDAIEDGCATDAPGSLVAWMCQHSPMHSMVMPGRRFDIGDMASYQNVKDSYTGPTK